A single region of the Rhipicephalus microplus isolate Deutch F79 chromosome 10, USDA_Rmic, whole genome shotgun sequence genome encodes:
- the LOC119186195 gene encoding facilitated trehalose transporter Tret1-like, with amino-acid sequence MCLLRAVQVMSNVVVEVPPQFLAVVLVFSHLACTTLATALTPLTNRRTQLGISAFLVAVTLFIFRPLDHLTFTHWSVTEQSGKTSWGAAFSIGMLVVAYSVGVCHLPTLLTGELMPSRIRLLGSSIVWSSRWLLAFLVLYFDVDVLTAFQQKGPLLALSLTVAVVAATAIYLIPETEGRSLGQIEHD; translated from the exons ATGTGTCTGCTGCGTGCTGTTCAAGTGATGAGCAACGTGGTGGTAGAAGTACCACCACAGTTCCTGGCCGTTGTGCTGGTTTTCTCGCACCTCGCATGCACCACCCTGGCCACAGCCTTAACGCCCCTCACAAATCGTCGCACGCAGCTCGGAATCTCAGCCTTCCTGGTTGCAGTCACTCTCTTCATTTTTCGACCGCTGGACCACCTAACATTCAC CCACTGGTCCGTGACTGAACAGTCTGGCAAGACGAGCTGGGGGGCCGCGTTCTCCATCGGAATGCTCGTCGTGGCCTACTCGGTGGGCGTGTGCCACCTGCCGACGCTGCTGACCGGCGAGCTCATGCCTTCGAGGATACGTTTGCTGGGTTCGTCAATCGTGTGGTCGTCGCGCTGGCTCTTGGCCTTCCTGGTGCTGTACTTCGACGTCGACGTGCTCACCGCATTCCAGCAGAAGGGACCGTTGCTGGCGCTAAGCCTTACAGTGGCAGTTGTCGCCGCGACAGCCATATACCTTATCCCCGAAACTGAAGGTCGTTCGCTAGGCCAGATTGAACACGACTAA
- the LOC142774290 gene encoding solute carrier family 2, facilitated glucose transporter member 8-like — protein sequence MDALSSPPFNTAMQALQKLKHPVKGATPFSQMDSFRPCGHHVRAMLMALSGTLAASMALGNASAAMPSIERRFWHDEPSSPPENRWIPDSLFLGATVGALVSGILLHLAGHRRTLLLSSGGLTSFWVSLMLANRVTMIVVSRVAIGICMGVMTNCVCLYVTDVAPPAKRTLYGGLVEVSTSVGMLCAYAMAGFAWQQQAVGCAMASVPMLALQRYVIENPRWLMSKHLSLDADTSVMRLYGLDPPPDFRERKKKGAEEHKPASTSSRLWPSDVR from the exons ATGGATGCACTGTCGTCGCCACCGTTCAACACGGCCATGCAAGCGCTGCAGAAGCTGAAGCATCCGGTAAAAGGTGCTACACCGTTTAGCCAAATGGACAGCTTCAGGCCCTGTGGTCACCATGTGCGTGCCATGCTGATGGCTCTCTCAGGCACGTTGGCCGCCAGTATGGCTCTCGGCAACGCCTCGGCCGCCATGCCCTCCATCGAGCGCCGCTTCTGGCACGACGAACCGTCCAGCCCACCCGAAAATCGCTGGATCCCGGACAGCCTCTTCCTGGGTGCCACCGTTGGCGCTCTTGTCTCTG GAATTCTGCTGCACCTTGCGGGCCACCGAAGGACCCTGCTGCTGAGTTCGGGTGGCCTAACTAGCTTCTGGGTGTCCTTGATGCTGGCGAACAGGGTCACCATGATAGTCGTCAGCCGTGTGGCCATCGGCATTTGCATGGGCGTCATGACCAACTGCGTCTGCCTTTACGTCACTGACGTCGCTCCTCCAGCCAAGAGAACACTCTACGGAGGCCTCGTTGAG gtGTCGACAAGTGTGGGCATGCTGTGTGCGTACGCCATGGCTGGCTTCGCATGGCAGCAACAGGCGGTCGGCTGCGCGATGGCCTCGGTTCCCATGCTGGCTTTGCAGCGCTATGTGATCGAGAATCCGCGGTGGCTGATGTCCAAGCACCTTTCACTGGACGCAGACACGTCCGTGATGCGCCTGTACGGTCTCGATCCTCCACCCGACTTCCGCgagaggaagaaaaaaggagcCGAGGAGCATAAACCAGCCTCTACTTCCAGCCGCCTGTGGCCCAGTGACGTAAGGTAG